Proteins found in one Patagioenas fasciata isolate bPatFas1 chromosome 13, bPatFas1.hap1, whole genome shotgun sequence genomic segment:
- the LOC136107276 gene encoding C-signal-like, with the protein MSALARSVLVTGSNRGIGLELVRQLAASPQPPQHIFATCRDPEGPRGKALRELAAQHPSIKLVQLADTVNLPSIRGAVQAVESHLKDQGLNLLINNAGVSSHATLRSLDLQEMLSIFATNAVGPIQVAKEFLPLLNKAAKGMGKEGLSCSRAAVINVSTKLGSIGLCLGVLEAPMYPYRASKAAQNMVTRCMAAELRDQGILCTAIHPGWVKTDMGTEKAPLTVEQSVRGILSVLAGLSQETSGAFLDWEGNSLPW; encoded by the exons ATGTCTGCGTTGGCTCGGAGCGTCCTAGTGACAGGCTCCAACCGCGGAATCGGGCTGGAGCTGGTGAGGCAGCTCgctgccagcccccagcccccccagcacatCTTTGCTACCTGCCGTGACCCCGAGGGTCCGAGAGGGAAG GCCCTGCGAGAATTAGCTGCCCAGCACCCCAGCATCAAACTGGTCCAGCTAG CTG ACACGGTGAACTTGCCCAGCATCCGAGGGGCTGTGCAGGCTGTGGAGTCTCATCTGAAGGACCAAGGCTTGAACCTGCTCATCAACAATGCAGGTGTCAGCTCGCACGCCACGCTGCGCTCCCTGGATTTGCAGGAGATGCTCTCCATCTTTGCCACCAATGCGGTCGGGCCAATCCAGGTTGCCAAG GAATTTCTGCCACTCCTGAACAAGGCAGCGAAGGGCATGGGGAAGGaggggctgagctgcagcaggGCTGCGGTCATCAATGTCTCCACCAAACTGGGCTCCATCGGGCTGTGCCTCGGCGTGTTGGAGGCCCCCATGTACCCGTACCGTGCCAGCAAG GCTGCCCAGAACATGGTGACAAGGTGCATGGCTGCAGAGCTCCGAGACCAGGGCATCCTGTGCACTGCCATCCATCCCGGCTGGGTGAAAACCGACATGGGGACGGAGAAG GCGCCGTTGACAGTGGAGCAGAGTGTGCGGGGCATCCTGAGTGTGCTGGCCGGCCTCTCGCAGGAGACCTCTGGAGCCTTCCTTGACTGGGAAGGGAACAGCTTGCCCTGgtga
- the LOC136107275 gene encoding C-signal-like, producing the protein MADLRVHSVLVTGANRGIGLGFVRQFLQMPKPPERVFAACRDPKGQRAQELQNLASRHSNLVITQLNVTDPTSIKAAAARVEEQLGGSGLNLLINNAAIAKMSTLDGETLEDMIQVYTTNTAGPLLLGQAFLPLLKKAAQGSPGSVLSCSKAAIVNISSAAGSITSPFGWDKLQVVSYRCSKAALNMLTKCQSLGYREHGILCIALHPGWVQTEMGSSSGDTPPVTVDASVQGMLKVLSSLSEKDSSTFLNWKGNVVPW; encoded by the exons ATGGCAGACCTTCGTGTCCACTCCGTTCTGGTGACTGGGGCCAACCGGGGAATCGGCCTGGGGTTTGTCCGGCAGTTCCTGCAGATGCCAAAGCCACCTGAGCGGGTCTTTGCAGCTTGTCGGGACCCCAAAGGACAGCGAGCACag GAGTTACAGAATTTGGCCTCCAGGCACTCCAACCTGGTGATCACCCAACTCA ATGTCACTGACCCCACCAGCATCAAGGCGGCTGCAGCCAGAgtggaggagcagctggggggctcagggctgaACCTCCTCATCAACAATGCTGCGATTGCCAAGATGAGCACGCTTGATGGCGAGACGCTGGAGGACATGATCCAGGTTTACACCACCAACACAGCTGGGCCGCTGCTGCTGGGCCAG GCCTTCCTGCCCTTGCTGAagaaggctgcccaggggagcccGGGctcagtgctgagctgcagcaagGCGGCCATCGTCAACATATCCAGCGCTGCAGGCTCCATCACTTCTCCTTTTGGTTGGGATAAGTTGCAAGTTGTCTCCTATCGCTGCAGCAAG GCTGCTCTGAACATGCTGAccaagtgccagtccctggggtACCGGGAACACGGCATCCTCTGCATTGCTCTCCACCCTGGCTGGGTACAAACTGAGATGGGGAGCTCAAGTGGAGACACG ccccctGTGACGGTGGACGCCAGCGTGCAAGGGATGCTGAAGGTGCTCTCCTCCCTCTCTGAGAaggactccagcaccttcctgAATTGGAAAGGGAATGTCGTGCCCTGGTGA